A window of the Peromyscus leucopus breed LL Stock chromosome 22, UCI_PerLeu_2.1, whole genome shotgun sequence genome harbors these coding sequences:
- the Ephx3 gene encoding epoxide hydrolase 3 — translation MRGGSLCPSRSPVSSEGSAAPGSTVGSQNKGGGLPEPAPPVQSSDPGSVVVPEREDMPEEFVVTALLAPSRLSLKLLRALVMSLVYLAALVAAVVYSCIALTTVLCRPRRGCCGRQRLSAPDCLRDPTLGEHCFLTLRSSGLRLHYVSAGRGNGPLMLFLHGFPENWFSWRYQLREFQSRFHVVAVDLRGYGPSDAPKDVDCYTVDLLLADIKDVILGLGYSKSILVSHDWGAVLAWNFSIYFPSLVERMVVVSGPPMSVFQEYSTRHIGQLFRSNYMFLFQLPWLPETLLSLSDFQILKAVLTHHKTGIPRLTPCELEAFLYHFSQPGGLTGPINYYRNLFRNFPLEPQELSTPTLLLWGEKDHTLQQGLVGAIGSHFVPGRLESHILPGSGHWIPQTHPQEMHQYMWAFLQDLLD, via the exons ATGCGCGGTGGCAGTCTCTGCCCGAGCCGTTCACCTGTGTCCTCAGAGGGTTCCGCAGCGCCCGGCAGCACAGTGGGATCCCAAAACAAAGGCGGTGGGCTCCCGGAGCCGGCACCGCCGGTTCAGTCCTCCGACCCCGGCTCCGTGGTGGTCCCAGAGCGCGAGGATATGCCGGAGGAGTTTGTGGTGACGGCGCTGCTGGCGCCCTCACGCCTCTCGCTGAAGCTGCTGCGCGCCTTGGTGATGAGCCTGGTGTATCTGGCTGCCTTGGTGGCCGCCGTTGTCTACAGCTGCATCGCGCTCACCACCGTGCTGTGCCGCCCCCGCCGGGGCTGCTGCGGCCGCCAGCGGTTGTCAGCGCCAGACTGCCTGAGAGACCCTACACTGGGCGAGCACTGCTTTCTGACCCTTAGG AGTTCGGGCCTACGTCTGCACTATGTCTCTGCTGGTCGCGGCAACGGGCCCCTCATGCTATTTCTGCATGGCTTCCCAGAGAACTG GTTCTCCTGGCGCTACCAGCTGCGGGAGTTCCAGAGCCGTTTCCATGTGGTCGCTGTGGACCTGCGTGGTTATGGCCCCTCAGATGCTCCAAAGGATGTGGACTGTTACACCGTTGACCTGCTGTTGGCTGATATCAAGGACGTCATTCTAGGCCTGG GGTACTCCAAGTCCATCCTTGTGAGCCATGACTGGGGGGCTGTCCTTGCCTGGAATTTCTCCATCTACTTCCCGTCCCTAGTGGAGCGGATGGTCGTGGTCAGCGGACCTCCTATGTCGGTGTTCCAAG AATACTCAACCCGCCACATCGGCCAGTTATTCCGATCAAACTAcatgttcctgttccagcttccCTGGCTGCCAGAGACGCTCTTGTCTTTGTCGGACTTCCAG ATCCTGAAAGCCGTGCTCACCCACCACAAGACGGGCATCCCACGTCTGACCCCTTGTGAACTTGAAGCTTTCCTGTATCACTTCTCGCAACCTGGAGGCCTCACGGGGCCCATCAACTACTATCGAAACCTCTTCAG GAACTTCCCGCTGGAGCCCCAAGAACTGTCCACACCCACGCTGCTGCTGTGGGGGGAGAAAGACCACACCTTACAGCAGGGGCTTGTAGGAGCCATTGGGAGTCATTTTGTGCCGGGTCGGCTGGAAAGCCACATCCTGCCAGGCAGTGGGCACTGGATTCCACAGACTCATCCTCAGGAGATGCATCAGTACATGTGGGCCTTCTTGCAAGACCTACTGGACTAG